The following are encoded together in the Syngnathus typhle isolate RoL2023-S1 ecotype Sweden linkage group LG5, RoL_Styp_1.0, whole genome shotgun sequence genome:
- the LOC133154390 gene encoding uncharacterized protein LOC133154390 isoform X1, translating into MDHMTTKKSETWASQMDWSAVSSQSSLLNPVSGQNPASVSHISPASLFANATFDPPQLMDAREKLRPLQAGNQAQMGPLCASPSCVPPPSTQPSFQSPSSPGSFPSIQVVAAYSLTSLVPPAAPQWTDSANCHALNDSEHPDKDAAAVQTPGMTKRSMILHQRSLLLKQLSELDKLLESLPPEDNVRVKSPPSGAQANKNSILLPLIHTHGMSAELVSLCPQSPLSMDESATPQSETPHKSEPEWYASSAEPSPASPLRPSTPPQPAPSDGEPRQEPPTNDERRHEEDDSDELTDDSACAADATEPEKPSAQESSDEGSDFLQSDDGDVSDALSDLGEDIAPRSARSPRGATMFLRSKKQPCSVPIPTEPREAKTKWSRLSNVKVCAMKEGQKSCKRVYRRNHCLFCSKPVIKMSRHLQRQHSHKEEVSAALRFPKGSRERQKLWNRLTNEGNYAHNKQVLQTGEGQLAARKRPTKTGQAQDFLHCLYCRGLYRKKRLACHMKRCPERQKRKMDEEPRIGKERVETRCALEAMGDLGISAGLRAILSHMIYDDVTRLIISEPVLLDYGEDMLARYGSDHRRQEYMRQNLRQMARLVLEAWKRTPLRRLEDFFDPDSFPHVVAAVNVLAGYDPAARTYSAPSLATKLGYSLQQVCRIVQERALERRDFALAESAKNFLAVYRKRWAKMISSGALSVLRKTKRKSREKFLDVQDVKRLIFHLEKVYHLAEEKLHAEPSAETYDILARTVLARIILLNRRQNSEVSNLPLTALKSVKKPDPQENLDLLVSELERSMCRVFSRMEIRSTCGRMVPVFLKPVFLSALELLVEVREACGVPAKNPFLLGRPHTLSAYRGSVCVQMFVRDSGVRDSEALTSAGIRKQHTAMLQVNSLDPTESDLILGPNNQVKSLRNNVGVDPDSLNAAPVASWNHCESFAGLTDTHATNSTAPRRSAKAGSPINKHKWSDCEVAAVEKHMMSLIRNHKVPQKLDCLRCLDAEPRALSRRSWKGVKDYVRNRITALKRQDKSSKH; encoded by the exons ATGGACCACATGACGacgaaaaaaagtgaaacatggGCAAGCCAGATGGATTGGTCGGCGGTCTCCTCGCAGAGCTCCCTCCTCAACCCGGTGTCCGGGCAGAATCCGGCGTCCGTGTCGCACATCTCGCCCGCCTCGCTTTTCGCCAACGCTACCTTTGACCCGCCCCAGTTGATGGATGCCAGAGAAAAGCTCAGACCACTGCAGGCTGGGAATCAAGCCCAAATGGGACCCCTCTGTGCGTCACCGTCTTGCGTGCCACCCCCCTCAACGCAGCCCTCTTTTCAGTCGCCCTCATCTCCGGGTTCTTTTCCAAGCATCCAGGTGGTTGCCGCCTACAGCCTAACCTCGTTGGTTCCCCCTGCGGCACCTCAGTGGACAGACTCGGCGAACTGCCACG CCTTGAATGACTCTGAACATCCTGACAAAGATGCTGCTGCTGTTCAAACACCG ggGATGACAAAACGTTCTATGATTTTACATCAGCGCTCTCTTTTACTCAAGCAGCTGTCGGAATTGGACAAACTG CTGGAATCATTGCCTCCAGAGGACAACGTCCGTGTGAAGTCACCCCCCTCAGGCGCCCAGGCAAACAAAAACTCCATTTTATTGCCACTTATCCACACACACGGCATGTCGGCTGAACTCGTATCGCTATGTCCTCAGTCGCCTCTGTCCATGGACGAGTCGGCAACACCTCAAAGCGAGACACCGCACAAAAGCgag CCGGAGTGGTACGCCTCGTCGGCCGAACCGTCACCGGCGTCACCGCTCCGCCCGTCGACTCCACCGCAACCAGCGCCATCTGACGGCGAGCCTCGCCAAGAGCCTCCAACCAACGACGAGCGCCGCCATGAAGAAGACGATAGCGACGAATTAACGGACGACTCTGCGTGTGCAGCTGACGCAACTGAACCT GAAAAACCCTCTGCCCAAGAATCATCAGACGAAGGCTCCGATTTCTTACAAAGTGACGACGGCGACGTGTCTGACGCTCTGTCGGACTTGGGAGAAGACATTGCTCCCCGTTCGGCCAGATCCCCTCGCGGCGCCACCATGTTCCTGCGCAGCAAGAAGCAGCCCTGCTCAGTGCCGATTCCCACCGAGCCGCGGGAAGCCAAGACGAAATGGAGCCGGTTGAGTAATGTGAAG GTGTGCGCCATGAAAGAAGGCCAGAAGAGCTGCAAGCGGGTTTATCGCCGCAACCACTGCTTGTTTTGCTCCAAGCCCGTCATCAAGATGTCCAGGCACCTGCAGCGCCAACACAGCCACAAGGAGGAAGTGTCCGCCGCCTTGCGCTTCCCCAAAGGGTCCCGAGAGAGACAGAAGTTGTGGAACCGGCTCACCAACGAGGGCAACTATGCGCACAACAAGCAAGTGCTGCAGACCGGCGAGGGCCAGCTGGCGGCGCGCAAAAGACCCACCAAGACGGGCCAGGCGCAGGACTTCCTGCACTGCCTGTACTGTCGAGGTTTGTACAGGAAGAAGCGTTTGGCGTGCCACATGAAGCGCTGCCCCGAGCGGCAGAAGAGGAAGATGGATGAGGAGCCGCGCATAGGGAAGGAACGCGTGGAGACCCGCTGCGCCCTGGAGGCCATGGGCGACCTGGGCATCAGCGCCGGCTTGCGCGCCATCCTGTCGCATATGATCTACGACGACGTGACCCGCCTCATCATCAGCGAGCCGGTCCTGCTGGACTACGGCGAGGACATGTTGGCACGGTACGGCTCCGACCACAGGCGGCAGGAGTACATGCGGCAGAACCTGCGACAGATGGCTCGGCTGGTCTTGGAGGCCTGGAAGAGGACGCCGCTGAGGAGGCTGGAGGATTTCTTCGACCCGGACAGCTTCCCGCACGTGGTGGCCGCCGTCAACGTCCTGGCCGGCTACGACCCGGCTGCCCGCACGTACAGCGCGCCCTCGCTGGCTACCAAGCTGGGCTACTCTCTCCAGCAGGTGTGCCGCATCGTTCAGGAGAGGGCGCTAGAGCGCAGAGACTTCGCCCTGGCCGAATCGGCCAAGAACTTCCTGGCCGTCTACAGGAAGCGCTGGGCCAAGATGATTTCCTCAGGCGCCTTGTCAGTTCTGaggaaaaccaaaagaaaatccAGAGAGAAATTTCTGGACGTCCAGGATGTGAAGAGACTCATCTTCCACCTTGAGAAAGTCTACCACCTCGCCGAGGAGAAACTGCATGCGGAGCCCTCAGCGGAAACATATGACATTTTGGCCAGGACCGTTCTGGCCCGGATAATTCTGTTGAACAGGAGACAGAACAGCGAGGTGTCCAACTTACCGCTTACCGCGTTGAAATCCGTCAAGAAGCCCGACCCGCAGGAGAACTTGGATTTGTTAGTGAGCGAGCTGGAGAGGAGCATGTGCAGGGTCTTCAGCAGGATGGAGATCCGCTCCACGTGCGGCCGCATGGTCCCGGTCTTTCTCAAACCGGTGTTCCTCTCCGCACTGGAGCTCCTGGTGGAAGTCCGCGAGGCTTGTGGCGTCCCCGCCAAGAACCCCTTTCTGCTGGGACGTCCGCACACACTCTCCGCCTATCGCGGCTCGGTGTGCGTGCAGATGTTTGTCAGAGACAGCGGCGTCAGGGATTCCGAGGCGCTGACGTCGGCCGGCATTCGCAAGCAACACACCGCGATGCTGCAGGTCAACAGCCTGGACCCCACCGAGTCAGACCTCATCCTGGGGCCCAATAACCAAGTCAAGAGTCTTCGGAACAACGTTGGCGTGGACCCTGATA GTCTAAATGCAGCGCCAGTTGCATCATGGAACCACTGTGAGTCTTTCGCCGGATTGACTGATACACACGCGACCAATTCTACAGCGCCCAGGCGGTCTGCAAAAG ccGGTTCCCCGATCAACAAGCACAAGTGGAGCGACTGTGAGGTCGCTGCCGTGGAGAAACACATGATGTCCCTCATCCGAAATCACAAAGTCCCGCAGAAGCTTGACTGTCTCCGCTGTCTTGACGCCGAGCCGCGAGCGCTGAGCAGGCGCTCGTGGAAAGGCGTCAAGGACTACGTGAGGAACCGGATCACCGCCCTCAAAAGACAAGACAAGTCCTCGAAGCACTGA
- the LOC133154390 gene encoding uncharacterized protein LOC133154390 isoform X3, which yields MPEKSSDHCRLGIKPKWDPSVVAAYSLTSLVPPAAPQWTDSANCHALNDSEHPDKDAAAVQTPGMTKRSMILHQRSLLLKQLSELDKLLESLPPEDNVRVKSPPSGAQANKNSILLPLIHTHGMSAELVSLCPQSPLSMDESATPQSETPHKSEPEWYASSAEPSPASPLRPSTPPQPAPSDGEPRQEPPTNDERRHEEDDSDELTDDSACAADATEPEKPSAQESSDEGSDFLQSDDGDVSDALSDLGEDIAPRSARSPRGATMFLRSKKQPCSVPIPTEPREAKTKWSRLSNVKVCAMKEGQKSCKRVYRRNHCLFCSKPVIKMSRHLQRQHSHKEEVSAALRFPKGSRERQKLWNRLTNEGNYAHNKQVLQTGEGQLAARKRPTKTGQAQDFLHCLYCRGLYRKKRLACHMKRCPERQKRKMDEEPRIGKERVETRCALEAMGDLGISAGLRAILSHMIYDDVTRLIISEPVLLDYGEDMLARYGSDHRRQEYMRQNLRQMARLVLEAWKRTPLRRLEDFFDPDSFPHVVAAVNVLAGYDPAARTYSAPSLATKLGYSLQQVCRIVQERALERRDFALAESAKNFLAVYRKRWAKMISSGALSVLRKTKRKSREKFLDVQDVKRLIFHLEKVYHLAEEKLHAEPSAETYDILARTVLARIILLNRRQNSEVSNLPLTALKSVKKPDPQENLDLLVSELERSMCRVFSRMEIRSTCGRMVPVFLKPVFLSALELLVEVREACGVPAKNPFLLGRPHTLSAYRGSVCVQMFVRDSGVRDSEALTSAGIRKQHTAMLQVNSLDPTESDLILGPNNQVKSLRNNVGVDPDSLNAAPVASWNHCESFAGLTDTHATNSTAPRRSAKAGSPINKHKWSDCEVAAVEKHMMSLIRNHKVPQKLDCLRCLDAEPRALSRRSWKGVKDYVRNRITALKRQDKSSKH from the exons ATGCCAGAGAAAAGCTCAGACCACTGCAGGCTGGGAATCAAGCCCAAATGGGACCCCTCT GTGGTTGCCGCCTACAGCCTAACCTCGTTGGTTCCCCCTGCGGCACCTCAGTGGACAGACTCGGCGAACTGCCACG CCTTGAATGACTCTGAACATCCTGACAAAGATGCTGCTGCTGTTCAAACACCG ggGATGACAAAACGTTCTATGATTTTACATCAGCGCTCTCTTTTACTCAAGCAGCTGTCGGAATTGGACAAACTG CTGGAATCATTGCCTCCAGAGGACAACGTCCGTGTGAAGTCACCCCCCTCAGGCGCCCAGGCAAACAAAAACTCCATTTTATTGCCACTTATCCACACACACGGCATGTCGGCTGAACTCGTATCGCTATGTCCTCAGTCGCCTCTGTCCATGGACGAGTCGGCAACACCTCAAAGCGAGACACCGCACAAAAGCgag CCGGAGTGGTACGCCTCGTCGGCCGAACCGTCACCGGCGTCACCGCTCCGCCCGTCGACTCCACCGCAACCAGCGCCATCTGACGGCGAGCCTCGCCAAGAGCCTCCAACCAACGACGAGCGCCGCCATGAAGAAGACGATAGCGACGAATTAACGGACGACTCTGCGTGTGCAGCTGACGCAACTGAACCT GAAAAACCCTCTGCCCAAGAATCATCAGACGAAGGCTCCGATTTCTTACAAAGTGACGACGGCGACGTGTCTGACGCTCTGTCGGACTTGGGAGAAGACATTGCTCCCCGTTCGGCCAGATCCCCTCGCGGCGCCACCATGTTCCTGCGCAGCAAGAAGCAGCCCTGCTCAGTGCCGATTCCCACCGAGCCGCGGGAAGCCAAGACGAAATGGAGCCGGTTGAGTAATGTGAAG GTGTGCGCCATGAAAGAAGGCCAGAAGAGCTGCAAGCGGGTTTATCGCCGCAACCACTGCTTGTTTTGCTCCAAGCCCGTCATCAAGATGTCCAGGCACCTGCAGCGCCAACACAGCCACAAGGAGGAAGTGTCCGCCGCCTTGCGCTTCCCCAAAGGGTCCCGAGAGAGACAGAAGTTGTGGAACCGGCTCACCAACGAGGGCAACTATGCGCACAACAAGCAAGTGCTGCAGACCGGCGAGGGCCAGCTGGCGGCGCGCAAAAGACCCACCAAGACGGGCCAGGCGCAGGACTTCCTGCACTGCCTGTACTGTCGAGGTTTGTACAGGAAGAAGCGTTTGGCGTGCCACATGAAGCGCTGCCCCGAGCGGCAGAAGAGGAAGATGGATGAGGAGCCGCGCATAGGGAAGGAACGCGTGGAGACCCGCTGCGCCCTGGAGGCCATGGGCGACCTGGGCATCAGCGCCGGCTTGCGCGCCATCCTGTCGCATATGATCTACGACGACGTGACCCGCCTCATCATCAGCGAGCCGGTCCTGCTGGACTACGGCGAGGACATGTTGGCACGGTACGGCTCCGACCACAGGCGGCAGGAGTACATGCGGCAGAACCTGCGACAGATGGCTCGGCTGGTCTTGGAGGCCTGGAAGAGGACGCCGCTGAGGAGGCTGGAGGATTTCTTCGACCCGGACAGCTTCCCGCACGTGGTGGCCGCCGTCAACGTCCTGGCCGGCTACGACCCGGCTGCCCGCACGTACAGCGCGCCCTCGCTGGCTACCAAGCTGGGCTACTCTCTCCAGCAGGTGTGCCGCATCGTTCAGGAGAGGGCGCTAGAGCGCAGAGACTTCGCCCTGGCCGAATCGGCCAAGAACTTCCTGGCCGTCTACAGGAAGCGCTGGGCCAAGATGATTTCCTCAGGCGCCTTGTCAGTTCTGaggaaaaccaaaagaaaatccAGAGAGAAATTTCTGGACGTCCAGGATGTGAAGAGACTCATCTTCCACCTTGAGAAAGTCTACCACCTCGCCGAGGAGAAACTGCATGCGGAGCCCTCAGCGGAAACATATGACATTTTGGCCAGGACCGTTCTGGCCCGGATAATTCTGTTGAACAGGAGACAGAACAGCGAGGTGTCCAACTTACCGCTTACCGCGTTGAAATCCGTCAAGAAGCCCGACCCGCAGGAGAACTTGGATTTGTTAGTGAGCGAGCTGGAGAGGAGCATGTGCAGGGTCTTCAGCAGGATGGAGATCCGCTCCACGTGCGGCCGCATGGTCCCGGTCTTTCTCAAACCGGTGTTCCTCTCCGCACTGGAGCTCCTGGTGGAAGTCCGCGAGGCTTGTGGCGTCCCCGCCAAGAACCCCTTTCTGCTGGGACGTCCGCACACACTCTCCGCCTATCGCGGCTCGGTGTGCGTGCAGATGTTTGTCAGAGACAGCGGCGTCAGGGATTCCGAGGCGCTGACGTCGGCCGGCATTCGCAAGCAACACACCGCGATGCTGCAGGTCAACAGCCTGGACCCCACCGAGTCAGACCTCATCCTGGGGCCCAATAACCAAGTCAAGAGTCTTCGGAACAACGTTGGCGTGGACCCTGATA GTCTAAATGCAGCGCCAGTTGCATCATGGAACCACTGTGAGTCTTTCGCCGGATTGACTGATACACACGCGACCAATTCTACAGCGCCCAGGCGGTCTGCAAAAG ccGGTTCCCCGATCAACAAGCACAAGTGGAGCGACTGTGAGGTCGCTGCCGTGGAGAAACACATGATGTCCCTCATCCGAAATCACAAAGTCCCGCAGAAGCTTGACTGTCTCCGCTGTCTTGACGCCGAGCCGCGAGCGCTGAGCAGGCGCTCGTGGAAAGGCGTCAAGGACTACGTGAGGAACCGGATCACCGCCCTCAAAAGACAAGACAAGTCCTCGAAGCACTGA
- the LOC133154390 gene encoding uncharacterized protein LOC133154390 isoform X2 encodes MDHMTTKKSETWASQMDWSAVSSQSSLLNPVSGQNPASVSHISPASLFANATFDPPQLMDAREKLRPLQAGNQAQMGPLCASPSCVPPPSTQPSFQSPSSPGSFPSIQVVAAYSLTSLVPPAAPQWTDSANCHALNDSEHPDKDAAAVQTPGMTKRSMILHQRSLLLKQLSELDKLLESLPPEDNVRVKSPPSGAQSPLSMDESATPQSETPHKSEPEWYASSAEPSPASPLRPSTPPQPAPSDGEPRQEPPTNDERRHEEDDSDELTDDSACAADATEPEKPSAQESSDEGSDFLQSDDGDVSDALSDLGEDIAPRSARSPRGATMFLRSKKQPCSVPIPTEPREAKTKWSRLSNVKVCAMKEGQKSCKRVYRRNHCLFCSKPVIKMSRHLQRQHSHKEEVSAALRFPKGSRERQKLWNRLTNEGNYAHNKQVLQTGEGQLAARKRPTKTGQAQDFLHCLYCRGLYRKKRLACHMKRCPERQKRKMDEEPRIGKERVETRCALEAMGDLGISAGLRAILSHMIYDDVTRLIISEPVLLDYGEDMLARYGSDHRRQEYMRQNLRQMARLVLEAWKRTPLRRLEDFFDPDSFPHVVAAVNVLAGYDPAARTYSAPSLATKLGYSLQQVCRIVQERALERRDFALAESAKNFLAVYRKRWAKMISSGALSVLRKTKRKSREKFLDVQDVKRLIFHLEKVYHLAEEKLHAEPSAETYDILARTVLARIILLNRRQNSEVSNLPLTALKSVKKPDPQENLDLLVSELERSMCRVFSRMEIRSTCGRMVPVFLKPVFLSALELLVEVREACGVPAKNPFLLGRPHTLSAYRGSVCVQMFVRDSGVRDSEALTSAGIRKQHTAMLQVNSLDPTESDLILGPNNQVKSLRNNVGVDPDSLNAAPVASWNHCESFAGLTDTHATNSTAPRRSAKAGSPINKHKWSDCEVAAVEKHMMSLIRNHKVPQKLDCLRCLDAEPRALSRRSWKGVKDYVRNRITALKRQDKSSKH; translated from the exons ATGGACCACATGACGacgaaaaaaagtgaaacatggGCAAGCCAGATGGATTGGTCGGCGGTCTCCTCGCAGAGCTCCCTCCTCAACCCGGTGTCCGGGCAGAATCCGGCGTCCGTGTCGCACATCTCGCCCGCCTCGCTTTTCGCCAACGCTACCTTTGACCCGCCCCAGTTGATGGATGCCAGAGAAAAGCTCAGACCACTGCAGGCTGGGAATCAAGCCCAAATGGGACCCCTCTGTGCGTCACCGTCTTGCGTGCCACCCCCCTCAACGCAGCCCTCTTTTCAGTCGCCCTCATCTCCGGGTTCTTTTCCAAGCATCCAGGTGGTTGCCGCCTACAGCCTAACCTCGTTGGTTCCCCCTGCGGCACCTCAGTGGACAGACTCGGCGAACTGCCACG CCTTGAATGACTCTGAACATCCTGACAAAGATGCTGCTGCTGTTCAAACACCG ggGATGACAAAACGTTCTATGATTTTACATCAGCGCTCTCTTTTACTCAAGCAGCTGTCGGAATTGGACAAACTG CTGGAATCATTGCCTCCAGAGGACAACGTCCGTGTGAAGTCACCCCCCTCAGGCGCCCAG TCGCCTCTGTCCATGGACGAGTCGGCAACACCTCAAAGCGAGACACCGCACAAAAGCgag CCGGAGTGGTACGCCTCGTCGGCCGAACCGTCACCGGCGTCACCGCTCCGCCCGTCGACTCCACCGCAACCAGCGCCATCTGACGGCGAGCCTCGCCAAGAGCCTCCAACCAACGACGAGCGCCGCCATGAAGAAGACGATAGCGACGAATTAACGGACGACTCTGCGTGTGCAGCTGACGCAACTGAACCT GAAAAACCCTCTGCCCAAGAATCATCAGACGAAGGCTCCGATTTCTTACAAAGTGACGACGGCGACGTGTCTGACGCTCTGTCGGACTTGGGAGAAGACATTGCTCCCCGTTCGGCCAGATCCCCTCGCGGCGCCACCATGTTCCTGCGCAGCAAGAAGCAGCCCTGCTCAGTGCCGATTCCCACCGAGCCGCGGGAAGCCAAGACGAAATGGAGCCGGTTGAGTAATGTGAAG GTGTGCGCCATGAAAGAAGGCCAGAAGAGCTGCAAGCGGGTTTATCGCCGCAACCACTGCTTGTTTTGCTCCAAGCCCGTCATCAAGATGTCCAGGCACCTGCAGCGCCAACACAGCCACAAGGAGGAAGTGTCCGCCGCCTTGCGCTTCCCCAAAGGGTCCCGAGAGAGACAGAAGTTGTGGAACCGGCTCACCAACGAGGGCAACTATGCGCACAACAAGCAAGTGCTGCAGACCGGCGAGGGCCAGCTGGCGGCGCGCAAAAGACCCACCAAGACGGGCCAGGCGCAGGACTTCCTGCACTGCCTGTACTGTCGAGGTTTGTACAGGAAGAAGCGTTTGGCGTGCCACATGAAGCGCTGCCCCGAGCGGCAGAAGAGGAAGATGGATGAGGAGCCGCGCATAGGGAAGGAACGCGTGGAGACCCGCTGCGCCCTGGAGGCCATGGGCGACCTGGGCATCAGCGCCGGCTTGCGCGCCATCCTGTCGCATATGATCTACGACGACGTGACCCGCCTCATCATCAGCGAGCCGGTCCTGCTGGACTACGGCGAGGACATGTTGGCACGGTACGGCTCCGACCACAGGCGGCAGGAGTACATGCGGCAGAACCTGCGACAGATGGCTCGGCTGGTCTTGGAGGCCTGGAAGAGGACGCCGCTGAGGAGGCTGGAGGATTTCTTCGACCCGGACAGCTTCCCGCACGTGGTGGCCGCCGTCAACGTCCTGGCCGGCTACGACCCGGCTGCCCGCACGTACAGCGCGCCCTCGCTGGCTACCAAGCTGGGCTACTCTCTCCAGCAGGTGTGCCGCATCGTTCAGGAGAGGGCGCTAGAGCGCAGAGACTTCGCCCTGGCCGAATCGGCCAAGAACTTCCTGGCCGTCTACAGGAAGCGCTGGGCCAAGATGATTTCCTCAGGCGCCTTGTCAGTTCTGaggaaaaccaaaagaaaatccAGAGAGAAATTTCTGGACGTCCAGGATGTGAAGAGACTCATCTTCCACCTTGAGAAAGTCTACCACCTCGCCGAGGAGAAACTGCATGCGGAGCCCTCAGCGGAAACATATGACATTTTGGCCAGGACCGTTCTGGCCCGGATAATTCTGTTGAACAGGAGACAGAACAGCGAGGTGTCCAACTTACCGCTTACCGCGTTGAAATCCGTCAAGAAGCCCGACCCGCAGGAGAACTTGGATTTGTTAGTGAGCGAGCTGGAGAGGAGCATGTGCAGGGTCTTCAGCAGGATGGAGATCCGCTCCACGTGCGGCCGCATGGTCCCGGTCTTTCTCAAACCGGTGTTCCTCTCCGCACTGGAGCTCCTGGTGGAAGTCCGCGAGGCTTGTGGCGTCCCCGCCAAGAACCCCTTTCTGCTGGGACGTCCGCACACACTCTCCGCCTATCGCGGCTCGGTGTGCGTGCAGATGTTTGTCAGAGACAGCGGCGTCAGGGATTCCGAGGCGCTGACGTCGGCCGGCATTCGCAAGCAACACACCGCGATGCTGCAGGTCAACAGCCTGGACCCCACCGAGTCAGACCTCATCCTGGGGCCCAATAACCAAGTCAAGAGTCTTCGGAACAACGTTGGCGTGGACCCTGATA GTCTAAATGCAGCGCCAGTTGCATCATGGAACCACTGTGAGTCTTTCGCCGGATTGACTGATACACACGCGACCAATTCTACAGCGCCCAGGCGGTCTGCAAAAG ccGGTTCCCCGATCAACAAGCACAAGTGGAGCGACTGTGAGGTCGCTGCCGTGGAGAAACACATGATGTCCCTCATCCGAAATCACAAAGTCCCGCAGAAGCTTGACTGTCTCCGCTGTCTTGACGCCGAGCCGCGAGCGCTGAGCAGGCGCTCGTGGAAAGGCGTCAAGGACTACGTGAGGAACCGGATCACCGCCCTCAAAAGACAAGACAAGTCCTCGAAGCACTGA